One stretch of Terriglobales bacterium DNA includes these proteins:
- a CDS encoding sigma 54-interacting transcriptional regulator, protein KEGRFLKADGGTLFLDEVGDMSLKTQSKVLRTLDEQRFTPVGSEEPISVDARVIASTNKDLEEEISKGNFREDLFYRLNVIPFFVPPLRERKEDIPLLARHFLREVSLTYSRRPKEMHDDTVEVLMRYSWPGNVRELRNVIERMVIMNPTAQKLERKHLPPLVYRDGSRRAHAEFSTLHQAREAYERDYILKKLDENHGNVSRTAEVLGLERSHLYRKMKTLGIAVKE, encoded by the coding sequence AAAGAGGGCCGCTTCCTGAAGGCGGATGGCGGCACGCTGTTCCTCGATGAAGTCGGGGACATGAGCTTGAAGACGCAATCCAAGGTGCTGCGCACGCTCGACGAGCAGAGATTCACCCCGGTGGGCAGCGAGGAGCCCATCAGCGTGGATGCCCGGGTCATCGCCTCGACCAACAAAGACCTGGAAGAGGAGATCTCCAAAGGGAATTTCCGCGAGGACCTGTTCTACCGCCTGAACGTGATCCCCTTCTTCGTCCCCCCGCTGCGCGAGCGCAAGGAAGACATCCCGCTGCTGGCGCGGCATTTCCTGCGTGAGGTCTCGCTGACCTACAGCCGCCGCCCCAAGGAGATGCACGATGACACGGTCGAGGTCCTGATGCGCTACTCCTGGCCGGGGAACGTGCGCGAGCTGCGCAACGTGATCGAGCGCATGGTCATCATGAACCCCACCGCGCAGAAGCTGGAGCGCAAGCACTTGCCGCCGCTGGTCTATCGCGACGGCTCACGCCGGGCGCACGCCGAGTTCTCGACCCTGCACCAGGCGCGCGAGGCCTACGAGCGTGACTACATCCTCAAGAAGCTAGACGAGAACCACGGGAATGTTTCGCGTACGGCGGAGGTGCTGGGACTGGAACGCTCCCACCTGTACCGGAAGATGAAGACGCTGGGAATCGCGGTAAAGGAATAG